In Carassius gibelio isolate Cgi1373 ecotype wild population from Czech Republic chromosome B2, carGib1.2-hapl.c, whole genome shotgun sequence, a single genomic region encodes these proteins:
- the LOC127951438 gene encoding NALCN channel auxiliary factor 1-like — MQWTVYKPWLCAQYFQSPQSGCSHKIPCEQYCLEVQQRCPFILPDNDDLIHGGTPSFICAGFKPDINQEPECCDVRWDQKSNRSRGTLKRTHPSCQHTSVTSSGGPRLGQGRLKLCLLVLVLLHTVATMTANQNSTCLNGIFPLDDNAPREE, encoded by the exons ATGCAGTGG ACTGTCTACAAGCCCTGGCTCTGCGCTCAGTATTTCCAGAGTCCTCAGTCAGGCTGCAGTCATAAGATTCCCTGTGAGCAATACTGTCTTGAGGTCCAGCAGAGGTGTCCGTTCATATTGCCTGACAATGATGACCTTATACATGGTGGTACTCCCAGTTTTATATGTGCAG GGTTCAAACCAGACATCAACCAGGAGCCAGAGTGCTGTGATGTGCGATGGGACCAGAAGTCCAACCGCTCCCGGGGCACTTTAAAAAGAACTCACCCTTCCTGCCAGCACACATCCGTGACCTCCTCGGGGGGTCCACGGCTCGGGCAGGGCCGGCTGAAACTTTGCTTGCTGGTCCTAGTTCTTCTCCACACTGTGGCTACCATGACAGCCAATCAAAACTCGACCTGCCTGAATGGAATCTTTCCACTGGATGACAACGCCCCGAGAGAAGAGTGA